In a single window of the Nycticebus coucang isolate mNycCou1 chromosome 13, mNycCou1.pri, whole genome shotgun sequence genome:
- the ANKRD46 gene encoding ankyrin repeat domain-containing protein 46 — protein sequence MSYVFVNDSSQTNVPLLQACIDGDFNYSKRLLESGFDPNIRDSRGRTGLHLAAARGNVDICQLLHKFGADLLATDYQGNTALHLCGHVDTIQFLVSNGLKIDICNHQGATPLVLAKRRGVNKDVIRLLESLEEQEVKGFNRGTHSKLETMQTAESESAMESHSLLNPNLQQGEGVLSSFRTTWQEFVEDLGFWRVLLLIFVIALLSLGIAYYVSGVLPFVENQPELVH from the exons ATGTCCTACGTTTTTGTAAATGATTCTTCGCAGACTAATGTGCCGTTGCTACAAGCCTGTATTGATGGAGACTTTAACTATTCCAAGCGGCTTTTGGAAAGTGGCTTTGACCCAAATATTCGTGACAGCAGGGGCAGAACAGGCCTACACCTGGCAGCAGCTCGCGGGAATGTAGACATCTGCCAGTTACTGCATAAATTTGGTGCTGATCTTCTGGCCACAGATTATCAAGGAAACACAGCTCTTCACCTTTGTGGCCATGTGGACACCATTCAATTCTTAGTTTCCAATGGACTAAAAATTGACATTTG cAATCATCAAGGTGCTACTCCCTTAGTTCTAGCAAAACGCAGGGGAGTGAATAAAGATGTTATCCGATTGCTGGAATCTTTGGAAGAACAGGAGGTAAAAGGATTTAACAGAGGAACCCACTCGAAACTGGAGACCATGCAGACAGCTGAGAGTGAAAG TGCCATGGAAAGCCACTCTCTCCTCAATCCCAATCTACAGCAAGGCGAAGGAGTCCTTTCCAGCTTTCGAACCACATGGCAGGAGTTTGTAGAGGATCTGGGCTTCTGGAGGGTCTTGCTTCTGATCTTTGTCATCGCTTTGCTGTCTCTTGGCATTGCCTACTATGTGAGTGGGGTGCTGCCCTTCGTGGAAAACCAGCCTGAATTGGTGCATTGA